In Flammeovirga kamogawensis, the sequence GATACAGCAGATGTTGAAACTAAAAAGGTAATGATGCTCTTCGAAAACTACTTGGCTTCAAATCCTCATAATAAAGGAAAAAATGAATTTTGGAATATTGAAGAGCAACAGAAACATAAGAACTACGACTTCTTGGAAAGCGAATTTCAACCTTCACTTTATATGGGGTTTCCTGTGCACGTTTTGAGTGTAAAATTCAGAAATGAAATCTGTCAAATTAAAGCCCAGTTTTCCTATTGTAAAGCAGATGGTAGCCCATACGTTTTAGCAATAGCAAACTATATCGCAAAAAAGGAATATAGAAAATTTAAATTGTTCAATGCTTTAACTGTGAATAAGCAAACTTGGAATTGTACAACGGTTGGTGTTGTGGACTTTTATTATCCTACATACCATAAGTTCGATTACCAAAAAGCTCAAAAGCTAAATAATTTTATTAGTGAAACTTGCAATAATTTTGGCGTCAAGCCAAAAGCTTTTGAATACTATCTCGCTGACGATTATGATGAAATTCAAGTGCTAAAAGGGCTCGATTATTACATTGGTATGGGCGGGCAGTCAAAACCAAGCGGTAAAGCAACTGACGACAAAGTTTATTGCGGTGGTTTGGGAGAATATTATCCGCACGAAGTTTTCCATGTTCAAATAGATGAACACTTTCCAAACAAGCATTTTTGGGTTTCCGAAGGAGTAGCAACATTACTTGGGGGAAGTCGTGGAAAAAGTTTGGATTGGCATATAAAACGGACAAACCTTTATTTACAGAAACATCCTGAAATAGACCTAAACAATATGCTCAAACTAACTAACTTGGATGGCGAAACTTCATATCATTATGTTTTGGGCGGGCTAATTGCAAAGAAAATATTGGACAAAGGCGGTTGGAGTCTACTAAAAGAATTTATGTCAAGTGGCACTACTGATGAAGACTATTACAATGCGATTGAAAAATATCTTGAAATAAACAAAACGGAACTTAACGACTTTGTTCGAGAGCAATTAGAAATTGAATCAAAAAAAATAACGGTTGCCAACAATGTATATAAAAAATAGGCTAGACAGTAGTAAATTAAAAGTTTTGGGCTTTGATCAAACTTTGTGTCTAACTGAAAGTTTCCTGCTTCGTAATCGCCTACTTTTCATATACTAACCGTTAGCTAGAATTATTAGTAGTACAGATACAATTTTTTATTATTTATCAGAAATCATCTATATGAATCTTTATAAAAGGAAACCCATTTCAAACTGGTCTGTTAAAGACATATTGAATTGTTTTTTCGGAGGTTTATTTTTCAGTGGTATTATATGCTTTGAATTTATTTTTGATTACGCTCTTGGATATATTACTTTAACTTTTATAATTGGAATGATTTCAATATTGATAAGTTTCTTGGAAAGATTTATCTATTTAAAGGAAATAAAGGTTGAAGATCATGGAGTAACCTTTTCAAGAGCATTTTTGTTTTTCACTCTTAATAAAAAGTATTGTATAAATAATATTAAGTTTAGAAGGACATATTATTCTCTAATATTAGATTGTTTAAATCCTGGTGATTTTGAGTCAAGTAAATTTTATTTAACTACCACTAATTGGAATTGCTTGGATGAATTAGAACAAGATTTAGTTACAAAAAAATATAGTTAACAAAATAAACTCTAGCTAACACCAGCTAAAACAGCAAGTCTCGGCCGACGCGTCCTCGCTCGCAGTTTAGCAAATTCGTTATGCTGTATAATCTAGGCGAGTGCATCTGCATAATGCACGTAGGTACTAAATTTTTATTATTCAAGCACGGGTGATTCACCCGCAGAGGACATTGGTTATTTTGTACCTCTATATTTGCAGTCGTGCGATTCGCACGGTTTAGTAAAATTATAAATTGAAACAGGAGTGAAGTCAAATCAGTGTGAAGAATTAAATTAAGAGAAAGGAAATTTTTCAACACAGAATTAGTCAAAAGGCAATTCACTTTTCAAATAAGTTATTTTTCAAAAATGGTTTTGTTTTTCAACGTCCATCATAATTTTAGAGTTTTCTCAATTAATGATGTTCACGTTAGGTAAAACTTTTAAGTATCTGTACTTTCAGTATTCAATTTAAAATTAAAAAATACACAGCATAACAATAACTAAATTAGCATATCGGTCGACGCGCCCTCTACGCAATTTAGTCAACCCGTTATGCTGTATAATCTAGGCGAGTGCATCTGCATAATGCACGTAGGTACTAAATTTTTATTATTCAAGCACGGGTGATTCACCCGCAGAGAACATTGGTTATTTTGTACCTCTATATTTGCAGTCGTGCGATTCGCACGGTTTAGTAAAATTATAAATTGAAACAGGAGTGAAGTCAAATTAGTGTGAAGAATTAAATTAGGCGAAAGTAAATTTTTCAACACAGAATTAGTCAAAAGGCAATTCACTTTTCAAATAATTAAAGTTTAGAAAATGGTTTTGTTTTTCAACGTCCATCATATTTTTAGAGTTCTCTCAATTAATGATGTTCACGTTTGGTAAAACTTTTAAGTATCTGTACTTTCAGTATTCAATTTAAACTTAAAAAATACACAGCATAACAATAACTAAATTGGCATATCGGTCGACGCGCCCTCTACGCAATTTAGTCAACCCGTTATGCTGTATAATCTAGGCGAGTGCATCTGCATAATGCACGTAGGTACTAAATTTTAGTATTCAAGCACGGGTGATTCACCCGCAGAGAACATTAGTTATTTTGTGCCTTTTTATTTGCAGTCGTGCGATTCGCACGGTTTAGTAAAATTATAAATTGAAACAGGAGTGTAGTCAAATCATTGTGAAGAATTAAATTAGTAGAAAGTAAATTTTTCAACACAGAATTAGTCAAAAGGCTATTTACTTTTCAAATAATTAAAGTTTAAAAAATGGTTTTGTTTTTCAACGTCCATCGTAATTTTAGAGTTCTCTCAATTAATGATGTTCACGTTTTGTAAAACTTTTAAGTATCTGTACTTTCAGTATTCAATTTAAAATTAAAAAATACACAGCATAACAATAACTAAATTAGCATATCGGTCGACGCGCCCTCTACGCAATTTAGTCAACCCGTTGTACAGCATTAGGGCACGGTAAAGGGACATCCTTTTCCAAATTAAATTTAGGAGCTAACGTTGAAAGACTATAGCCCTGAAATTGACTGATATGGGGAAATACATTATCATGACTATATATATAATAATGAATACTAGAACTAGACAATAGTCTGTATAGAATGAATGCAGAAGTAATAAATAATCTACTTGACAAACTAGACACTTCAGTTAATTCAAATTCATTTTGGATAGAACTAGGAATCCCTAAAGCAAATACTGACTTGGGACAGATTTTAGTTCAACATCTAAAAACAGGTAATTTCCATTTTGAATTAATGAAGCAAGATATTGAAAGAGGGTGGGAATATTATGTTGAAACAGTCTTTCAAAGAAATACAGAGCAATCTTTTTTGATACCAAGAATTGGTAATACTTGGAATGGCACTAAAGAAATATCTTACAAAGAAATAAATAGAAAGCATACATCAGAATTATTATTTGATTTGCTAACTGGTTTTGGCGAATACTTCTCGATTAGCTCTTCAGGAAGTTTCATGAATAAGAATGAAGCAGCGTCAATTATAGATAATTTGCTTTCAAACTTAGATAGACTTGATAGTGATTGGAAAGTTTTCAATATAGATCCTAATTTTCTAAATAATGCTGAAAGCTTTTTTGATTCAGGGTATGTAAAATTACCATATTTCGAAGGAGCAGGAAGAGACTTAGCCTTATGTTTTTTAGTAGATGGAGAGTTAAATATTCTGTTGACAAACGGGTATAATTAAAAACGCTGTACAACATCAGCTAAAACTGCAAGTCTCGGCCGACGCGTCCTCGCTCGCAGTTTAGCAATTTCGTTGCCCACTATTATAGTCGATCTACTAATAAAATGAATTTGATAAAATATTTCTTTTTGTCCTTTATTATAATTTCTTGTGTATCTAAAAACGATGAACAAGAGACTAGAGAAATAAATGAAACTATTGGACAAAATCATACAGATTTATCAAAAGAAGATAATATACTTACTGAAGTAGATACTTCAAATTTTGTAACATCAAATTACGGAATTGGAAAGGTATTACTAAGTTATGATGGCGATCTTCATAGAGGGAATAGTTATCACTTAGAATTTTATGAATCTCCTAATTCAACTACTGAACCATCAGAAAGGTTAGAGTTAAATTGGAATGAAGAGAATAGAGGTTATGTTCAAGTAAAAGGTAAACCATTTATAAAAATCACTGATTACTATATTGATGAACCAGATTACATAATTCATTTTAATTGTCTTGGTTATCAAAATGGTTTTTATGAAGTTGTTGTAAATGAAAAATTACACAAAACTTTATGGATAAAGGAATCTGATAAATTTGTTTTTGAAACATGGACGGAATATTTGAAAAGCACAATATGTGTAAGTCAACTTAGTATAAAAAATAATCCTGCTAGAGCGTTAGCTGATTCTTCAGCAAATATTGTTTTTGAGGAAGAAATGTGTTGGGTAGTCTTAGATTTTAAAGGAAATTGGATTAATGTAAAATATTCACCCTTTGATAAAGATATGGAAGTCCAAGAAAATAAAAATTTCAGAGCATGGATTAAATGGAGAGATGAAGATAAACTTTTAATAAAATATTATCTATCATATTAAAATACAAAACTCTTAAACAGTGGGCAACACCAGCTAAAACAGCAAGTCTCGGCCGACGCGTCCTCGCTCGCAGTTTAGCAAATTCGTTAGGCATCATAATCAAGGCTAGTGCATCTGCATAATGCACGTAGGTACTAAATTTTTATTATTCAAGCACGGGTGATTCACCCGCAGAGAGCATTAGTTATTTTGTACCTCTATATTTGCAGTCGTGCGATTCGCACGGTTTAATAAAATTATAAATTGAAACAGGAGTGAAGCTATTTCAGTCAGAAGAATTAAATTAGGAGAGAGTAAATTTTTCAACACAGAATTAGTCAAAAGGCAATTCACTTTTCAAATAATTAAATTTTAAAAAATGGTTTTGTTTTTCAACGTCCATCATAAATTTAGAGTTCTCTCAATTAATGATGTTCACGTTTGGTAAAACTTTTAAGTATCTGTACTTTCAGTTTATAATTAGAATTTAAAAAAATACGCTGCCTAACATCAACTAAATTAGCATATCGGTCGACGCGCCCTCTACGCAATTTAGTCAACCCGTTATGCTGTATAATCTAGGCGAGTGCATCTGCATAATGCACGTAGGTACTAAATTTTTATTATTCAAGCACGGGTGATTCACCCGCAGAGAACATTGGTTATTTTGTACCTCTATATTTGCAGTCGTGCGATTCGCACGGTTTAGTAAAATTATAAATTGAAACAGGAGTGAAGTCAAATCAGTGTGAAGAATTAAATTAAGAGAAAGGAAATTTTTCAACACAGAATTAGTCAAAAGGCAATTCACTTTTCAAATAAGTTATTTTTCAAAAATGGTTTTGTTTTTCAACGTCCATCATAATTTTAGAGTTTTCTCAATTAATGATGTTCACGTTAGGTAAAACTTTTAAGTATCTGTACTTTCAGTATTCAATTTAAAATTAAAAAATACACAGCATAACAATAACTAAATTAGCATATCGGTCGACGCGCCCTCTACGCAATTTAGTCAACCCGTTATGCTCAATAAGTCTTAATCCTTAAAGCAAAAATTATCAAGATGAAACTATTAAGATTAAAGGATGGTAATCAATCAGAAGTAATTTTTTCTTCAAAAAATGAAAATGGTGCTTTAGAATCAATCGACTTTAGTTGGAATACTTATGACTTTGATGATAATCCCTACTCACGTCTAATCGAATTTATAGATGATAATTCCAATACACCAAGTTCGTTTAAAAATAAAAATGATTTAAATGATTACTGGCTAAAGTTAAATAGACCTCAGAAAGTAATTTGGTTATTCGGAATATTACAAACCTATGTTTACTCTGTTAGCATTGATGAATTCATTTATGATTTCTATTATTTAATTCATGCGGTAACAGATATATTTGAAGAATTAAAATTAGAAAAAGAGCAAATTTCCTTTCATCAAAGATTATTATGTTTTATGTGCGATGAAGTTAATCAACAATTTATTCAGGAAAACATAAAAGTAATTAGACCTGAAATATTAGAAAAACATGAAGATATTAAAACAAAAAATCATGAATTTCTAGATGAGGATAATATGAAACAGATTCACCAAGTATTGTTTAATTATATTCTCACAAACAAAAAATATTTTTTCCAATAAAGATAAAGAGCATAACATTAGCTAAAACTCCATCCACCGGTCGACACGCCCGCTGGTCGAAGTTTAGCCATTACGTTAGGCATCATAATCAAGGCGAGTGCATCTGCATAATTCACGTAGGTACTAAATTTTTATTATTCAAGCACGGGTGATTCACCCGTAGAGAGCATTAGTTATTTTGTACCTCTATATTTGCAGTCGTGCGATTCGCACGGTTTAATAAAATTATAAATTGAAACAGGAGTGAAGTCAAATCAGTGTGAAGTATTAAATTAGTAGAAAGGAAATTTTTCAACACAGAATTAGTCAAAAGGCTATTTACTTTTCAATTAAGTACTGTTTAAAAAGATTGTTTTGTTTTTCAACGTTCATCAAAAATTTAGAGTTCTCTCAATTAATGATGTTCACGTTTGGTAAAACTTTTAAGTATCTGTACTTTCAGTTTATAATTAGAATTTAAAAAAATACGCTGCCTAACATCAACTAAATTAGCATATCGGTCGACGCGCCCTCTACGCAATTTAGTCAACCCGTTATAGAAAATTAAAATATGAAATTTTTAATCTATACTATTACAATTATTTTCTTTCTGTCTTGTAGTAAGGATAAAAAGAATATAAAATCAGATTTCAAACCGAACCACAAACAACTTGAATCAACAGAAAAGAATATTACGGAATCTGTTGAAAAGCCATTTTTAACTACGAAATGTAACTTTGAGACATATGTAGTTTATAAAGATTCCCTACCCCTGTTTGAAAATCCAGAAGGAAAAATTATTAAATATTTTAGGTTCGAAGATGACCCTGAATATGATTTTGGGGGTGGCTTTTTATTTAAAGACTCAAAAAAAGGATGGTTACAAATTGGTAATGATAGATTTTATCCTGAATTAGAAAATTTTTGGATCAAATCTAAATTTATAGAAATTGGAACCACCAATTATGATAACTCAAAAATCGAACTTTATAGCGAACCAAATAAAAAATCTAATGTTTCTGGATACATTTATGGCGAATCCTATTTGAATGTACTAAAGTGTGATTGTGATTGGGTATATGTAGAGAATGGAGAAAGTAAAGGTTGGCTCTCACGAGAAAAAATCTGTACGAATCCAGTAACTACATGTAATTAAAAAAATTCTATAACAATAGCTAAAACTCCAAGTCTCGGTCGACGCGACCTCGCTCGTAGTTTAGCATTTTCGTTAACCACAATTATTATCCAGTAAGTAGCATATAGAAACAGTACAATATAATGGAAGCAAAATATTCTCTTGAATGGCTAAAAATTAAAGAGGAATCAAATACGTCAATAAAGTTTTTATTCTTTTGGGGTCATACAAAAAATCATAAAGAAGAAGTAGGAAACTTTTGTTTTAGTCAATGGTATGAAAGCTCTTTTACAATAAAAGGTATTACTTACTTGACTACCGAACATTGGATGATGGCAGAAAAAGCTAGATTATTTGGCGATGAAAAAGTGTATCAACAAATCATTAATTGTCAAAAACCTGGAGAAGCAAAAGATTTAGGTAGAAAAGTGAAAAACTTTGATGAAGAGGTATGGAAAAAGTATCGTTATGAGATTGTAAAAATTGGCAATATTTATAAATTTACTGAACATAAAAAAATGGGAGAATATCTTTTAAATACCCAATCAAGAGTATTGGTTGAAGCTAGTCCAGTAGATACAATTTGGGGTATTGGTTTAACAAAAGATAGTGACTCTTCCAGAAATGTCCACCTTTGGCGAGGCTTAAATTTATTAGGCTTTGCATTAATGGAAACAAGAGATTTTCTGAAAGATAATGGATTTGAAATACCTTCATCTTTAGATTTAACATCTTCTCTTAATTATTAAAGTATTATTTCACTTTAACTGTGGTTAACATCAACTAAATTAGCATATCGGCCGACACGTCCTCTACGCAATTTAGTCAACCCGTTAGAGAGAATAAGATATCATGAGAATTATACTTTCGTTGAGAAAAAGACTTCTAGTTTTTTCATTTAGTCTTCTAGTTTTTGGTATGACTACATTTATTTCAGGTATATTAATTTCAAATGATATACTAAAATTTGAAAGTCAATTGCCATTAAGTTTAGTTAATGGTATACTCGTTAATCAAAAAGGTAATATTTATGTTGGCTCTGAATTTTATGGGAAAATTCAATCTTTTGATAAAAATGGTAGGTATATCTGTAATTGGAATGTTAATTCTGGAGGAGGATTATTCAAAATGCAATTAATGGATAATCAAAATATTTTAGTGGTAACAGCTAGAGGGAATAAAAAATTAATTTACGATGGAACTGGTAACCTTGTTTCAGAAGAAATAAAAGGGAACTACTATTATAATAATGTAGAAAGTAATAAAAAAATATACAAGGTTGGAGAAGATGAGAAATATGAAGTTGTCGGAACTTTTTTTCCTAAAATTGTGAAATCTTCTAAAACAAAGTTTCAAATTATTGTAGCTCAAAGTTATCTATTAAATATTATTCAAGCTCCTT encodes:
- a CDS encoding SH3 domain-containing protein, which encodes MKFLIYTITIIFFLSCSKDKKNIKSDFKPNHKQLESTEKNITESVEKPFLTTKCNFETYVVYKDSLPLFENPEGKIIKYFRFEDDPEYDFGGGFLFKDSKKGWLQIGNDRFYPELENFWIKSKFIEIGTTNYDNSKIELYSEPNKKSNVSGYIYGESYLNVLKCDCDWVYVENGESKGWLSREKICTNPVTTCN
- a CDS encoding NHL repeat-containing protein, producing MTTFISGILISNDILKFESQLPLSLVNGILVNQKGNIYVGSEFYGKIQSFDKNGRYICNWNVNSGGGLFKMQLMDNQNILVVTARGNKKLIYDGTGNLVSEEIKGNYYYNNVESNKKIYKVGEDEKYEVVGTFFPKIVKSSKTKFQIIVAQSYLLNIIQAPFPSVIIIAIGVILSIALEFLIVKSL
- a CDS encoding NADAR family protein, with protein sequence MEAKYSLEWLKIKEESNTSIKFLFFWGHTKNHKEEVGNFCFSQWYESSFTIKGITYLTTEHWMMAEKARLFGDEKVYQQIINCQKPGEAKDLGRKVKNFDEEVWKKYRYEIVKIGNIYKFTEHKKMGEYLLNTQSRVLVEASPVDTIWGIGLTKDSDSSRNVHLWRGLNLLGFALMETRDFLKDNGFEIPSSLDLTSSLNY